From Desmodus rotundus isolate HL8 chromosome 12, HLdesRot8A.1, whole genome shotgun sequence, one genomic window encodes:
- the ZNF329 gene encoding zinc finger protein 329 isoform X1, translated as MTAQNIPEEELPCVVEMEGFTREVLPFSILGDSWDCKNWEGHLRQSALSQEKSGAQEAICEYPGLGRPLSASSDLLPSQRIPTSNSFHIHDSEVRSLDYDPALPSSQKSFVAKRTGDSDACGKASCRSMDVIQQLRRNQMREKSYKYPESVESFNNFSPLGEQKVAKRGKKLYEGKDFGDIFTLNPSLNVNRRSLPGEKLYKCTECGKCFKRNSSLVLHHRTHTGEKPYTCNECGKSFSKNYNLSVHQRIHTGEKPYKCSKCGKAFSDGSALTQHQRIHTGEKPYECLECGKTFNRNSSLILHQRTHTGEKPYRCNECGKPFTDISHLTVHLRIHTGEKPYECSKCGKAFRDGSYLTKHERTHTGEKPFECVECGKSFNRNSHLIVHQKIHSGEKPYECKECGKTFIESAYLIRHQRIHTGEKPYGCDQCQKLFRNIAGLIRHQRTHTGEKPYECSRCGKAFRDSSCLTKHQRIHTKETPYQCPECGKSFKQNSHLAVHQRLHSREDPSQCPQCGKTFRRSSALVRHQRTHPGEHTMDT; from the coding sequence ATGACAGCTCAGAATATTCCTGAGGAAGAACTACCCTGTGTTGTGGAAATGGAAGGGTTTACGAGAGAGGTCCTCCCTTTCTCCATTCTAGGTGACAGTTGGGACTGTAAGAACTGGGAGGGACACCTGAGGCAGTCAGCTTTAAGTCAGGAAAAGTCAGGGGCTCAGGAAGCAATTTGTGAGTATCCTGGACTTGGGAGGCCTTTGAGTGCAAGCTCAGACCTTCTACCCTCCCAGAGGATCCCTACATCAAATAGTTTCCATATACATGACTCAGAGGTTAGAAGTTTGGATTATGATCCAGCTTTACCCAGTTCTCAGAAAAGTTTTGTAGCTAAGAGAACTGGTGACAGTGATGCCTGTGGAAAAGCTTCCTGCCGTTCCATGGATGTTATTCAACAACTTAGAAGAAATCAAATGAGAGAGAAGTCGTATAAATACCCTGAAAGTGTGGAATCTTTCAACAATTTCAGTCCTCTTGGTGAACAAAAAGTagcaaaaagagggaagaaactCTATGAAGGCAAGGACTTTGGGGACATTTTTACCTTAAATCCATCTCTTAATGTAAACAGGAGGAGTCTCCCTGGAGAGAAGTTGTACAAATGTACTGAATGTGGTAAATGCTTCAAACGGAACTCTTCTCTTGTTTTGCATCACCGaactcatactggagagaaaccttataccTGTAACGAGTGTGGAAAGTCCTTCTCCAAGAACTACAACCTGAGTGTGCATCAAAGAatccacacaggagagaagccctacAAATGCAGtaagtgtgggaaagccttcagcgATGGGTCAGCTCTGACACAACaccagagaattcatactggggAGAAACCTTACGAATGTCTAGAATGTGGAAAAACCTTCAACCGAAACTCATCTCTGATTTTGCATCAAAGAACTCATACAGGGGAAAAACCATACAGATGTAACGAGTGCGGGAAGCCTTTCACAGATATCTCCCACCTCACCGTGCATCTCAGAATCCACACgggggagaagccctatgaatgtaGCAAGTGCGGAAAGGCTTTCCGGGATGGCTCATACCTCACCAAGCATGAGAGGACTCACACCGGAGAGAAGCCCTTTGAATGTGTGGAGTGTGGAAAATCCTTCAACCGTAACTCTCACTTAATTGTGCATCAGAAAATCCATtctggggagaagccctatgagtGTAAAGAGTGTGGGAAGACTTTCATTGAGAGTGCATACCTCATCAGGcaccagagaattcacactggtgagaagcCATATGGCTGTGACCAGTGTCAGAAACTTTTCAGGAACATTGCTGGCCTCATCCGGCACCAGAGGACTCATACTGGTGAGAAGCCCTATGAGTGTAGTCGGTGTGGAAAAGCCTTCAGGGACAGCTCCTGTCTGACCAAGCACCAGAGAATTCACACCAAGGAGACCCCGTACCAGTGTCCGGAGTGTGGGAAGTCCTTTAAGCAGAACTCCCACCTTGCAGTACATCAGAGACTCCACAGCAGGGAGGATCCCAGCCAGTGTCCTCAATGTGGGAAAACGTTCAGAAGGAGCTCAGCCCTGGTCCGACATCAGAGAACACACCCTGGAGAGCATACCATGGACACATAA